One genomic segment of Flagellimonas marinaquae includes these proteins:
- a CDS encoding ABC transporter ATP-binding protein: MDHILVAENVTKSYGNYTALSNISLQIPKNCIYGLLGPNGAGKTSFIRIINQITHQDSGEIFLNGEPLAPKHIASIGYLPEERGLYKSMKVGEQALYLAQLKGLSKSEAKTRLKYWFDRLDIGDWWDKKIQELSKGMAQKIQFIVTVLHEPKLLIFDEPFSGFDPINANIIKDEILQLKENGTSIIFSTHRMESVEELCEHIALIHKSEKILDGKLSDIKKAYKNNIFNVGVQLESDVVIFLQTLKEKFNILSSDIDEVEQQVNFKVQLPSSQTGEILTELSKTTNINRFEETIPSANDIFIQTVNSKDNGK; encoded by the coding sequence ATGGATCATATCCTTGTTGCCGAAAATGTGACCAAATCGTACGGCAACTATACTGCCTTGAGCAACATATCTCTTCAAATACCCAAGAACTGCATATACGGACTATTGGGTCCCAATGGTGCGGGCAAAACCTCGTTCATAAGAATTATTAATCAGATTACGCACCAAGATTCCGGAGAAATTTTTTTAAATGGAGAGCCGTTGGCGCCAAAGCATATCGCTTCCATAGGGTACTTGCCCGAGGAAAGAGGCTTGTACAAAAGCATGAAGGTAGGGGAGCAGGCCCTTTATTTGGCACAGTTAAAAGGGCTGTCCAAGAGCGAGGCCAAGACTCGATTAAAATATTGGTTCGATAGATTGGATATTGGGGATTGGTGGGATAAAAAGATTCAGGAACTCTCTAAAGGCATGGCCCAGAAGATTCAATTTATTGTAACGGTATTGCACGAGCCAAAGTTGTTGATTTTTGATGAACCTTTTAGTGGTTTCGATCCAATAAACGCAAACATCATAAAAGACGAAATTCTGCAATTAAAGGAAAATGGAACTTCGATCATTTTCTCTACGCACCGGATGGAATCGGTCGAAGAACTTTGCGAGCACATTGCCTTGATCCATAAATCCGAGAAAATATTGGATGGGAAGCTATCCGACATCAAAAAGGCATACAAGAACAATATTTTTAATGTGGGCGTACAATTGGAATCGGACGTTGTTATATTCCTGCAAACACTAAAGGAAAAATTCAATATACTTTCCTCGGATATTGATGAGGTTGAGCAACAGGTTAATTTTAAGGTGCAGTTACCGTCGTCCCAAACAGGCGAAATTTTGACAGAACTTTCCAAAACTACGAACATAAATAGGTTTGAAGAAACCATTCCTTCGGCCAACGATATTTTTATACAAACCGTAAATAGCAAGGATAATGGCAAGTAA
- a CDS encoding ABC transporter permease → MASKLGLIIKREYLAKVRNRSFIVMTILSPLLIVGMIVLIAYLAKINDDETRVVSVLNESAFFLDELKPSKSTSYVYFDDLTLQQAKDSTNTLEYYGLLYIPNLPSVEEAAKNSYLFTKDNPNTSITKELEAVFQKKLRQDRLQKLGVSAEQFSSVEKSFEINLSTFEGEKSIKGINEIKAFIGGGFGYAIMMFIIIYGGFVMRSVIEEKTSRIIEVIISSVKPFQLMLGKIIGNSLAGITQFSIWIVSASALMFVAVLIFGIDLSALSGESAMPTGPMGSMSQLGAMDTEMMLYAKEIYDIPWGLLIVSFFIYFILGYLIYSSIYAAIGAAVDNETDTQQFIFPIILPLMLAIYVGFFSVFSNPHGPIAVGFSLFPLTSPIVMLMRLPGGIGEGGVPLWQFITSILLLVITFFGIVSLAAKIYRTGILMYGKKPTYKELIKWLRY, encoded by the coding sequence ATGGCAAGTAAGCTTGGACTGATCATAAAACGGGAATATTTGGCCAAGGTCCGAAATCGTTCCTTTATAGTGATGACGATATTGAGTCCACTTCTAATTGTTGGGATGATCGTGCTAATCGCTTATTTGGCAAAGATCAATGATGATGAAACAAGGGTCGTGTCGGTTCTTAACGAAAGTGCATTTTTTCTGGATGAATTAAAGCCTTCAAAAAGTACCTCCTACGTTTATTTTGATGATTTAACCTTGCAGCAAGCCAAAGATTCTACCAATACTTTGGAGTATTATGGATTGTTGTACATACCCAATCTGCCTTCGGTGGAAGAAGCTGCCAAAAATAGTTATCTGTTTACCAAGGACAATCCCAATACATCCATAACAAAAGAATTGGAAGCCGTTTTTCAAAAAAAATTAAGACAAGATCGTTTGCAAAAGCTCGGGGTATCGGCAGAACAGTTCTCGAGCGTGGAAAAATCCTTTGAGATCAACCTGTCAACATTTGAAGGCGAAAAAAGTATCAAGGGAATCAATGAGATCAAGGCATTTATAGGAGGTGGTTTTGGTTATGCGATTATGATGTTCATTATCATTTACGGTGGGTTCGTTATGCGGAGCGTGATCGAAGAGAAAACCAGCCGGATCATAGAAGTGATCATATCTTCGGTAAAACCATTTCAGTTGATGCTGGGAAAAATAATAGGCAATTCTTTGGCAGGGATTACACAGTTTTCCATTTGGATCGTCTCTGCATCGGCATTAATGTTTGTCGCTGTTCTAATTTTTGGGATAGATCTCTCGGCACTTTCCGGGGAATCGGCAATGCCTACAGGGCCGATGGGAAGCATGTCGCAATTGGGGGCAATGGATACCGAAATGATGCTGTATGCCAAGGAAATCTACGATATTCCTTGGGGGTTGCTCATTGTGTCCTTTTTTATCTACTTTATTCTCGGTTACCTTATATATAGTTCCATTTATGCGGCGATCGGTGCAGCAGTGGATAATGAGACGGATACACAGCAATTTATCTTTCCTATTATATTACCTTTAATGTTGGCTATTTATGTGGGATTCTTTTCTGTTTTTAGCAATCCTCACGGGCCCATTGCAGTTGGGTTTTCATTGTTTCCATTAACATCGCCCATTGTAATGTTGATGCGATTACCGGGCGGGATTGGTGAGGGCGGCGTACCTTTATGGCAGTTTATCACCTCGATTTTGTTGTTGGTCATTACCTTTTTTGGTATTGTATCGTTGGCGGCCAAGATTTATAGAACAGGTATTTTAATGTACGGTAAAAAACCTACCTACAAGGAATTGATTAAATGGTTAAGATATTAG
- a CDS encoding mechanosensitive ion channel family protein, with amino-acid sequence MQEGAEDIKEIIKEDVWGTIKDFLDLGFHLGEGEKSIDLTIGLLLLLTVTLIATKFILKWLRNIFTRKMEQEDKQKFSSVFKFINYVIYLVAVLVTLSAAGVDITLIITASAALFVGLGLALQELFKDILGGIFIIVDKSLQVGDVVEVDGKVGKVFEIKLRTTRAITRDDKVLILPNHKFISDIVYNYTQNHKTTREKVSVGVAYGSDVDLVTKILEEVAHNQRQVLKNPKPFVLFEDFGDSALMFSVYFFTNDTFRDPRIKSEMRYKINAKFKESNISIPFPQRDIHIIQPKQ; translated from the coding sequence ATGCAAGAAGGCGCAGAGGACATAAAAGAAATTATTAAGGAGGATGTTTGGGGGACCATTAAGGATTTCCTCGACTTGGGGTTCCATCTTGGTGAAGGTGAAAAATCCATTGACCTTACCATAGGTCTGCTCCTACTGTTAACGGTGACATTGATCGCCACAAAGTTTATCCTTAAATGGTTGCGCAACATCTTTACCAGGAAGATGGAACAAGAGGACAAACAAAAATTCTCCAGCGTTTTTAAATTTATCAATTATGTGATTTATCTGGTGGCCGTGCTTGTAACATTGAGCGCGGCCGGGGTGGATATCACCCTGATCATTACGGCATCGGCGGCACTTTTTGTAGGGCTTGGCCTTGCATTGCAGGAGTTGTTCAAGGATATCCTTGGCGGAATATTTATAATCGTGGACAAATCGCTCCAAGTAGGCGATGTAGTAGAGGTGGACGGTAAAGTGGGAAAGGTGTTCGAGATCAAATTAAGAACCACTAGGGCCATTACCCGCGACGACAAAGTTCTTATTCTCCCCAACCATAAGTTTATAAGTGATATTGTCTACAACTACACCCAAAACCATAAAACCACTCGCGAAAAGGTTAGTGTGGGTGTGGCATATGGGAGCGATGTGGATTTGGTGACCAAAATATTGGAAGAAGTGGCCCATAATCAACGACAGGTACTCAAAAACCCCAAACCCTTTGTTTTATTCGAGGATTTTGGGGATTCCGCACTTATGTTCTCCGTGTATTTCTTTACCAATGATACCTTTAGGGATCCACGGATAAAAAGTGAGATGAGATATAAGATCAATGCCAAGTTCAAGGAGAGCAACATTAGTATTCCTTTTCCGCAGCGCGATATACATATTATTCAGCCTAAACAATAA
- a CDS encoding DUF6268 family outer membrane beta-barrel protein, protein MEYLNIPENDTGIKTQRYKALINLPIKLNEKKDYLITGLEYNRFDMGYSADLPFDKSELIRFHVLDLNLGFITKWNENWNLVTILTPRFASNFVSGTITDDFFMNATATFWKERADADKPYRIVLGLTYNSTTGLPVPLPLVNYYRKFHPNWSFTFGIPKSSIKHHINNRHSLEMALLLDGYFINLQNGIELENGQVASKISLTSLLGTLVYQYNISKRMSIFAMLGKTIVQEGMLRNDDQGKVYLLNDESNFYIRTGFKIGIF, encoded by the coding sequence GTGGAGTATCTGAATATTCCTGAAAATGATACAGGGATAAAGACACAGCGGTACAAAGCGTTGATAAATTTGCCCATAAAACTCAACGAGAAAAAAGATTACCTGATCACAGGATTGGAATATAACCGTTTCGATATGGGATATTCCGCCGATCTGCCGTTCGATAAAAGCGAGTTGATTCGATTTCATGTTCTTGATTTGAACCTGGGGTTTATAACCAAATGGAACGAAAATTGGAACTTGGTGACCATACTTACACCTCGATTTGCCTCTAATTTTGTTAGCGGTACCATTACAGACGATTTTTTTATGAACGCAACCGCTACTTTTTGGAAGGAACGGGCCGATGCGGATAAACCTTACCGTATTGTACTTGGTTTAACCTACAACAGCACAACAGGATTGCCGGTACCATTGCCATTGGTGAATTACTATAGAAAATTTCATCCTAATTGGTCGTTTACCTTCGGGATACCTAAATCCAGTATTAAGCATCACATCAACAACAGGCACTCTTTGGAAATGGCATTATTATTGGATGGTTACTTCATAAATCTTCAGAACGGAATTGAACTGGAGAATGGTCAGGTGGCTTCAAAAATATCGTTGACCTCTTTACTGGGAACTTTGGTGTATCAGTACAATATTTCCAAGCGGATGTCCATTTTTGCCATGTTGGGGAAAACCATTGTTCAAGAAGGAATGTTAAGAAATGATGATCAAGGCAAGGTTTATTTATTGAATGACGAGTCAAATTTTTATATTAGGACTGGTTTCAAAATTGGAATTTTTTAA
- a CDS encoding sigma-54-dependent transcriptional regulator, whose amino-acid sequence MSKILVIEDESAIRRVLVKILAEESDDYNVVEAEDGKAGIDLIKKEDFDLVLCDIKMPKMDGVEVLEAAKKIKPEIPFIMISGHGDLDTAVNTMRLGAYDYISKPPDLNRLLTTVRNALDRKELVVENKVLKKKISKNYEMIGESNEIGSIKEMIEKVAPTDARVLITGSNGTGKELVAHWLHEKSPRSSSPFVEVNCAAIPSELIESELFGHVKGAFTSAVKDRAGKFEAANKGTIFLDEIGDMSLSAQAKVLRALQENKISRVGSDKDIKVDVRVLAATNKDLKKEIEEGKFREDLYHRLAVILIKVPALNDRRDDIPLLIEHFSNKIASEQGTGQKTFSKKAIDLLKSYDWTGNVRELRNVVERLIILGGKEVSEEDVKLFASK is encoded by the coding sequence ATGTCTAAAATTTTGGTGATCGAAGATGAATCGGCAATTAGAAGAGTACTGGTGAAAATATTGGCAGAAGAGAGCGATGATTATAATGTAGTGGAGGCCGAGGATGGCAAAGCAGGGATCGATCTGATTAAAAAAGAAGATTTCGACCTTGTACTTTGCGATATTAAAATGCCAAAAATGGACGGTGTCGAAGTTTTGGAGGCCGCTAAAAAAATTAAGCCCGAAATACCATTTATAATGATTTCCGGCCACGGTGATCTGGATACCGCCGTGAATACCATGAGATTGGGTGCCTATGATTATATTTCCAAACCACCGGACCTTAATCGATTGCTTACTACGGTTAGGAATGCCTTGGATAGAAAAGAGCTGGTGGTCGAGAACAAAGTGCTCAAGAAAAAAATATCCAAAAATTATGAAATGATCGGTGAGAGCAATGAAATTGGATCAATAAAGGAGATGATCGAAAAAGTGGCCCCGACCGATGCAAGAGTGCTTATTACGGGCTCCAATGGTACCGGAAAGGAATTGGTGGCACACTGGCTGCACGAAAAAAGCCCGCGTTCTTCTTCGCCATTTGTAGAGGTCAATTGTGCGGCGATTCCGTCCGAATTGATAGAGAGTGAACTCTTTGGGCACGTGAAAGGTGCATTTACCTCTGCGGTAAAGGACAGGGCAGGAAAATTTGAAGCAGCCAACAAGGGGACCATTTTTTTGGACGAAATCGGGGATATGAGCCTTTCCGCACAGGCAAAAGTCTTGCGTGCCCTCCAAGAGAACAAGATAAGCCGTGTAGGTTCCGATAAGGATATAAAGGTGGATGTTCGCGTGCTGGCGGCTACCAATAAAGATTTAAAAAAAGAGATCGAGGAAGGAAAATTCCGGGAAGATCTTTATCATCGTTTAGCGGTAATCTTGATCAAAGTACCGGCCCTTAATGATAGGCGTGATGATATACCATTGCTCATAGAGCATTTTTCCAATAAAATAGCATCCGAACAAGGAACCGGGCAAAAAACGTTCTCCAAAAAGGCGATAGACCTGCTCAAAAGTTATGACTGGACGGGCAATGTGCGGGAACTCAGAAATGTAGTGGAGCGTTTGATCATTTTAGGTGGTAAGGAGGTATCCGAAGAGGATGTGAAGTTATTTGCCAGCAAGTAA
- a CDS encoding PPK2 family polyphosphate kinase — protein sequence MKKIRTEEYRIKDTIKLSELATHEDFDLSDKELKEKLGEVRKDLGEFQDTLYAHGKYGVLVCLQGIDTAGKDSLIREVFKDFNARGVVVHSFKVPSAKEKKHDYIWRHYIALPERGKFSVFNRTHYENVLVTKVHPEYILGENLPNVQTVNDIDDEFWAKRYRQINDFERHIAENGTIIFKFFLHLSKEEQRQRLLRRLELKRKNWKFSPADLEERKLWDTYEACYEEALNKTAKEHAPWYVIPADNKKAARLIVATIMLEALKKYKDIREPELDDEIKANLEMFKQQLEKETP from the coding sequence ATGAAAAAAATCAGAACAGAAGAATATAGGATAAAGGATACTATTAAACTCTCTGAATTAGCGACCCATGAAGATTTCGACCTATCCGACAAAGAGTTAAAGGAGAAACTGGGGGAAGTCCGTAAAGACTTGGGAGAGTTCCAGGATACGTTATATGCCCACGGCAAATATGGGGTGCTGGTTTGTTTACAGGGAATAGATACAGCAGGGAAGGATAGTCTAATTCGCGAAGTATTTAAGGATTTTAATGCTCGTGGCGTTGTAGTTCACAGTTTTAAGGTGCCCTCTGCAAAAGAAAAAAAGCACGACTATATTTGGCGACATTATATTGCACTGCCCGAAAGGGGAAAGTTCTCGGTCTTTAATAGGACACATTACGAGAATGTGTTGGTCACAAAGGTGCATCCAGAATATATTTTGGGCGAAAATCTACCCAACGTTCAAACCGTGAATGATATTGACGATGAGTTTTGGGCCAAACGCTACAGGCAAATCAATGATTTTGAAAGGCACATTGCGGAGAACGGAACCATTATTTTTAAATTTTTCCTGCACCTGTCCAAAGAAGAACAGCGCCAACGTTTGTTGAGAAGATTGGAGCTTAAGCGAAAAAATTGGAAATTTTCCCCTGCCGATCTTGAGGAAAGAAAGCTTTGGGACACGTACGAGGCATGCTACGAAGAGGCTCTGAACAAAACAGCTAAAGAACACGCACCTTGGTATGTAATTCCTGCGGACAATAAAAAAGCGGCAAGGTTAATAGTGGCCACCATTATGTTGGAAGCGTTAAAAAAGTACAAAGATATTCGCGAACCCGAGCTTGACGATGAAATAAAAGCTAACTTGGAAATGTTTAAACAACAACTGGAAAAAGAAACCCCATGA
- a CDS encoding M20/M25/M40 family metallo-hydrolase gives MRTILFLTIFLVSTPFFSQNEDEKQIKAIYDKALTNGKAYDWLNHLSNQIGGRLSGSVQAQQAVDYTKAQLELLGLDKVWLQPVMVPKWVRGIPEFAYLETKPGLTTNVPICALGGSVATPDGGLKASVVEVQGIEDLEKLGKEAIQGKIVFYNRPMDPTKINTFSAYASCADQRYSGAAEASKYGAVGVIVRSLNLRLDDYPHTGSMAYGNIPVNQRIPAAAISTKGAELLSTTLKLNPDAKFYFKQNCKQLDDVMSYNVIGEITGSIYPDEIMLVGGHLDSWDLGDGSHDDGAGCVQSMDVLRLLKETGYKPKRTLRVVLFMNEENGLRGGKEYAKVAQSKKEKHIFALESDSGGFTPRGFSIDADPENLKQIQGWRSLFEPYLIHLFQEGGSGADIGPLKNDGIVLAGLRPDSQRYFDHHHAETDTFEHVNKRELELGAATMASLVYLIDKYGTVPPTKIKG, from the coding sequence ATGAGAACAATCTTATTTTTGACCATTTTTCTCGTCAGTACACCATTTTTTTCTCAGAACGAAGATGAAAAACAAATCAAGGCAATCTATGACAAAGCCTTGACCAACGGTAAAGCTTATGATTGGCTCAATCACTTGTCCAATCAAATAGGAGGGAGGTTATCCGGGTCCGTGCAGGCACAACAAGCTGTAGATTACACCAAGGCCCAACTAGAACTGCTCGGATTGGACAAAGTTTGGTTGCAACCTGTAATGGTGCCAAAATGGGTTAGGGGCATACCTGAATTTGCTTATTTGGAGACCAAGCCAGGCTTAACCACCAATGTACCCATTTGTGCGCTCGGTGGTTCGGTTGCTACACCGGATGGAGGTTTAAAGGCCAGCGTGGTCGAAGTACAGGGGATAGAAGACCTTGAGAAATTGGGCAAAGAAGCCATACAGGGCAAAATAGTCTTTTACAACCGCCCCATGGATCCAACTAAAATAAACACCTTTTCTGCGTATGCCAGTTGTGCGGACCAACGCTATTCTGGAGCAGCAGAAGCATCTAAATATGGGGCAGTGGGAGTTATTGTACGCTCCTTGAACCTTAGATTGGACGATTACCCGCACACAGGATCTATGGCCTATGGAAATATTCCGGTAAACCAGAGGATTCCAGCGGCGGCCATAAGCACCAAGGGAGCCGAGCTTTTAAGTACCACTCTAAAGCTAAATCCGGATGCAAAATTTTATTTTAAACAAAATTGCAAGCAATTGGACGATGTTATGTCCTATAACGTGATAGGAGAAATAACGGGCAGTATTTATCCCGATGAAATTATGCTGGTTGGTGGGCATCTGGATTCCTGGGATTTGGGGGATGGCTCACATGATGATGGGGCCGGATGCGTACAAAGTATGGATGTGTTACGGCTGTTGAAGGAAACCGGTTATAAACCCAAACGAACCCTACGTGTTGTATTGTTTATGAATGAAGAGAACGGCTTGCGAGGCGGTAAGGAATATGCCAAAGTGGCCCAGAGTAAAAAGGAGAAGCATATTTTTGCACTTGAGAGTGATTCCGGAGGATTTACGCCACGGGGTTTTTCCATAGATGCCGACCCGGAAAACCTTAAACAGATCCAGGGCTGGAGAAGTTTGTTTGAACCATATTTGATTCATCTCTTTCAAGAAGGAGGCAGTGGTGCCGATATTGGCCCTTTAAAAAACGATGGAATTGTACTTGCAGGTTTACGACCCGATTCGCAACGTTATTTTGATCATCACCACGCAGAAACCGACACTTTTGAACATGTAAATAAACGAGAGTTGGAACTTGGCGCGGCAACAATGGCAAGTTTGGTTTATCTTATAGACAAATACGGTACTGTTCCCCCCACGAAAATCAAAGGGTAA